Proteins encoded in a region of the Haloarcula sp. CBA1129 genome:
- a CDS encoding glutamate-1-semialdehyde 2,1-aminomutase, translating into MNHEQSRALYDRALSVLSGGVNSSVRATRPYPFFVEKGDGGHVIDADGNRYIDFVMGYGPLLLGHSLPEQVQSAIQQHAAEGPMYGAPTEVEVELAEFVTRHVPSVEMLRFVNSGTEATVSAVRLARGYTGRDKIVVMQSGYHGAQESTLVEGEGDHTAPSSPGIPESFAEHTLTVPFNDEEAAHEVFEEHGDDIAAVLTEPILGNYGIVHPVEGYHDTLRELCDDHGSLLVFDEVITGFRVGGLQCAQGAFDIDPDITTFGKIVGGGFPVGAIGGKSEIIEQFTPAGDVFQSGTFSGHPVTMAAGLETLRYAAEHDVYDHVNDLGERLRSGLQDILRDQAPEYTVVGRDSMFKVIFTRDGPDSFEGHCESGCRQRESCPRFDYCPKTGGDVTQAETERWERLFWPAMKEQGVFLTANQFESQFICDAHTGEDIENALEAYKEAI; encoded by the coding sequence ATGAACCACGAGCAGTCACGAGCGCTGTACGACCGCGCCCTGTCGGTGCTGTCGGGCGGCGTCAACTCCTCCGTGCGAGCGACGCGGCCCTACCCGTTCTTCGTCGAGAAGGGGGACGGCGGGCATGTCATCGACGCCGACGGCAACCGCTACATCGATTTCGTCATGGGCTACGGGCCGCTACTACTGGGCCACAGCCTGCCCGAACAGGTCCAGTCGGCCATCCAGCAACACGCCGCCGAGGGGCCGATGTACGGCGCACCCACCGAGGTCGAGGTCGAACTGGCCGAGTTCGTCACCCGGCACGTCCCGAGCGTCGAGATGCTGCGGTTCGTCAACAGCGGGACCGAAGCGACCGTCTCGGCGGTCCGACTGGCTCGTGGCTACACGGGGCGTGACAAAATCGTCGTGATGCAGAGCGGCTACCACGGCGCACAGGAGTCCACGCTGGTCGAGGGCGAGGGCGACCACACGGCCCCGTCCAGCCCCGGCATCCCCGAGAGCTTCGCCGAACACACGCTGACCGTTCCGTTCAACGACGAGGAGGCCGCCCACGAGGTGTTCGAGGAACACGGCGACGACATCGCGGCCGTCCTCACCGAACCCATCCTCGGGAACTACGGCATCGTCCACCCGGTCGAGGGCTACCACGACACGCTCCGAGAGCTGTGTGACGACCACGGCTCCCTGCTGGTCTTCGACGAGGTCATCACCGGCTTCCGGGTCGGCGGCCTCCAGTGCGCGCAGGGTGCCTTCGACATCGACCCCGACATCACCACCTTCGGGAAGATCGTCGGCGGCGGCTTCCCGGTCGGCGCTATCGGCGGCAAAAGCGAGATCATCGAGCAGTTCACCCCCGCCGGCGACGTGTTCCAGTCCGGGACGTTCTCGGGCCACCCCGTGACGATGGCCGCCGGGCTGGAGACGCTACGGTATGCAGCTGAACACGACGTATACGACCACGTCAACGACCTCGGCGAACGACTCCGGTCAGGCCTGCAGGACATCCTCCGAGATCAGGCCCCCGAGTACACCGTCGTTGGCCGGGACTCGATGTTCAAGGTCATTTTCACCCGTGACGGTCCAGATTCCTTCGAAGGTCATTGCGAATCCGGCTGCCGACAGCGGGAATCCTGCCCGCGGTTCGACTACTGTCCGAAGACCGGGGGCGACGTGACACAGGCCGAGACCGAGCGGTGGGAGCGACTGTTCTGGCCCGCGATGAAGGAACAGGGCGTGTTCCTCACGGCGAACCAGTTCGAGTCACAGTTCATCTGTGATGCCCACACAGGTGAGGACATAGAGAATGCACTCGAAGCGTACAAAGAGGCGATATGA
- a CDS encoding rhomboid family intramembrane serine protease, with translation MKPLRQSPTVVTLAVIVAVFLTQQAVGVVTAPRSLFALSPPLLARPWTLVTSVYAHTGLSHLLANAAGLALAGVVLERRTTPLRFHGFFISTGALAGVSQVSITSLIGPLVPGMVSHVSVLGASGAVFALFGYLLAANRLTDTVIGGFELTPRVQLALAGVVAAAITLATANPGVALIAHFTGLLLGFLAGRVHLLRPTESPHTPETANY, from the coding sequence ATGAAGCCGTTGCGACAAAGCCCAACCGTGGTCACGCTGGCCGTCATCGTTGCTGTGTTCCTCACACAGCAGGCTGTCGGCGTGGTGACCGCCCCGCGGAGCCTGTTCGCCCTCTCACCCCCGCTGCTCGCTCGCCCGTGGACGCTCGTCACCAGTGTGTATGCACATACCGGCCTATCACATCTCCTCGCAAACGCCGCCGGGCTGGCGCTCGCTGGCGTCGTCCTCGAACGCCGGACGACACCGCTCCGATTTCACGGCTTCTTCATATCAACCGGCGCGCTCGCCGGCGTCTCGCAGGTCTCGATTACCAGTCTCATCGGCCCGCTCGTCCCCGGGATGGTCAGCCACGTCTCCGTCCTCGGGGCCAGCGGCGCGGTGTTTGCCCTCTTCGGGTACCTGCTCGCCGCCAACCGCCTGACCGACACCGTCATCGGTGGGTTCGAACTCACGCCGCGGGTCCAGTTGGCACTGGCCGGCGTCGTCGCCGCCGCCATCACGCTGGCCACCGCGAACCCCGGCGTCGCGCTTATCGCACACTTCACCGGCCTTTTATTAGGGTTCCTTGCCGGACGCGTTCACCTGCTGCGGCCGACGGAGTCGCCGCACACGCCCGAGACTGCGAACTACTGA
- a CDS encoding ribose-phosphate diphosphokinase, giving the protein MIIPGADTQAFAATLAEATGERLGRVEYERFPDGEHVVRVPETVSGERAVVVASTVDSDAHVQVLQLQDAARESGASEVVTVIPYMGYARQDEAFKPGEPVSSRAIARAISTGTDRVLTVNPHEPAVCDFFEVPASNVDAASVLADPLPADLTDPLFLSPDEGAIDLAETVREAYGDGETDFFEKDRDYDTGDIEISPSDAPVEGRDVVLVDDIIATGSTMSESVGVLDDRDARRIFVTCVHPMLASNALTKLNSAGVEAVYGTDTLERAVSEVSAAPIVSEEL; this is encoded by the coding sequence ATGATTATCCCCGGGGCGGACACGCAGGCGTTCGCGGCGACCCTCGCCGAGGCGACCGGCGAGCGGCTGGGACGGGTCGAGTACGAGCGGTTCCCTGACGGTGAGCACGTCGTCCGGGTGCCCGAAACGGTCTCCGGTGAGCGTGCCGTCGTCGTCGCTTCCACCGTCGACAGCGACGCGCACGTACAGGTGCTCCAGTTGCAAGACGCGGCCCGCGAGAGCGGGGCCAGCGAGGTCGTCACCGTCATCCCGTACATGGGCTACGCCCGTCAGGACGAGGCGTTCAAGCCCGGTGAGCCGGTGTCCTCGCGAGCGATAGCCCGTGCTATCTCGACGGGCACCGACCGCGTGCTGACCGTGAACCCCCACGAGCCGGCCGTCTGTGACTTCTTCGAGGTGCCAGCCAGCAACGTCGACGCAGCGAGCGTTCTCGCCGACCCGCTGCCTGCGGACCTGACGGACCCGCTCTTTCTCTCACCCGACGAGGGCGCAATCGATCTCGCCGAGACGGTCCGAGAGGCATACGGCGACGGCGAGACGGATTTCTTCGAGAAGGACCGGGACTACGACACCGGTGACATCGAAATCAGCCCCAGCGACGCGCCGGTCGAGGGCCGGGACGTCGTGCTGGTCGACGATATCATCGCCACGGGCTCGACGATGAGCGAGTCCGTTGGTGTCCTCGACGACCGCGACGCCCGGCGAATCTTTGTCACCTGCGTCCATCCGATGCTCGCCAGTAACGCCCTGACAAAACTGAACAGCGCCGGCGTCGAGGCCGTCTACGGAACCGATACGCTCGAACGCGCCGTCAGCGAGGTCAGCGCCGCGCCCATCGTTTCCGAAGAGCTGTAG
- a CDS encoding ParA family protein — translation MGVSTLAFVGCTGGAGTTRLTVETAATLARGGRSVAVVDAAFGTQGLATYIDGRLDADATAVAVGDATVDDALFEWDIDADGRVEICPAHAPFERLARAKTAESAQALERAIEAAAERFDHVLLDVPPVAANQAVAAATTAQRRALVVPASQRGSDLLPRQRGRLRDIGAPATAVVATSVRGEDGDAIEDAAHTVPHIGPDASRPLATDPDADVAPTVGAMAEDLLDVDLDLAFEDDGLFSR, via the coding sequence ATGGGGGTTTCGACGCTCGCGTTCGTCGGGTGTACCGGTGGGGCTGGAACGACCAGACTGACAGTCGAGACGGCGGCGACGCTGGCCCGTGGTGGGCGGTCCGTCGCCGTCGTCGACGCGGCCTTCGGCACGCAGGGGCTGGCAACGTATATCGACGGACGGCTCGATGCCGACGCGACCGCGGTAGCTGTCGGCGACGCGACGGTTGACGACGCGCTGTTCGAGTGGGACATCGATGCAGACGGGCGGGTCGAAATTTGTCCGGCCCACGCGCCGTTCGAGCGCCTCGCTCGCGCAAAGACCGCCGAGAGCGCACAGGCGCTGGAACGGGCCATCGAAGCGGCGGCCGAACGGTTCGACCACGTGCTGCTCGACGTGCCGCCGGTCGCAGCGAATCAGGCCGTCGCCGCCGCCACGACCGCACAGCGGCGGGCACTCGTGGTGCCGGCCAGCCAGCGAGGCAGCGACCTGCTTCCGCGACAGCGGGGCCGCCTCCGGGACATCGGCGCGCCGGCCACAGCCGTCGTGGCGACCAGCGTGCGCGGCGAAGACGGCGACGCTATCGAGGACGCGGCACATACCGTTCCACACATCGGACCGGACGCATCCAGACCGCTCGCGACGGACCCCGATGCGGATGTCGCACCGACTGTCGGAGCGATGGCGGAGGACCTGCTCGATGTCGACCTCGATCTGGCCTTCGAGGACGACGGCCTGTTCTCTCGCTAA
- a CDS encoding HIT family protein — protein sequence MSEDCIFCSIVAGEIPGRTVYEDDTVLAFLDANPLSPGHTLVIPKTHHERLNDTPADVAGEVLSTLHELVPAVEAAVDAPASTVAFNNGEAAGQEVPHVHGHIVPRFEDDGGRPIHTLVTDRPDLSDDELDAIESDIVAEQA from the coding sequence ATGAGCGAGGACTGCATCTTCTGTAGCATTGTCGCCGGTGAGATCCCCGGTCGAACCGTCTACGAGGACGACACCGTACTGGCGTTTCTGGACGCTAACCCCCTGTCACCGGGCCACACACTCGTCATCCCGAAGACCCACCACGAGCGGCTGAACGACACGCCGGCTGACGTGGCAGGCGAGGTGCTGTCGACCCTGCACGAACTCGTCCCTGCGGTCGAGGCAGCCGTCGACGCCCCCGCCAGCACGGTCGCGTTCAACAACGGCGAAGCGGCCGGTCAAGAGGTGCCCCACGTCCACGGCCACATCGTCCCGCGGTTCGAGGACGACGGCGGCCGGCCGATTCACACGCTGGTCACCGACCGGCCCGACCTCTCCGACGACGAACTGGACGCCATCGAGAGCGACATCGTCGCCGAGCAGGCGTAA
- the ileS gene encoding isoleucine--tRNA ligase: MERFAAVDDQYDPDAVEDGVFEYWDDVDAYEQTKAHRADGEDYFFVDGPPYTSGAAHMGTTWNKTLKDCYIRYLRMQGYDVTDRPGYDMHGLPIETKVEERLDFENKKDIERFGEENFIEECKDFAEEQLEGLQSDFQDFGVWMDWDDPYKTVNPEYMEAAWWGFQQAHERGLVEQGQRSINQCPRCETGIANNEVEYHDVGKPSIYVKFDRKNDDGSLVIWTTTPWTIVANTFVAVDGDLDYVGVDAEKDGDTERLYVAEACVEDVLKAGRYDDYEVVEELTGEEMVGWEYDHPLADEVPDHAQGEGSGQVYTADYVEADRTGLVHSAPGHGEEDFERGQELDLEIFCPVGSDGVYTDAAGKYAGTFVRDANDEVIDDLDDNGHLLSSEEGHTVREGQCWRCDTDIVRIVTDQWFITVTDIKDELLANIEDSEWYPQWARDNRFRDFVEDAPDWNVSRQRYWGIPIPIWLPEDWSGDMDDAIVVGDREELAERVDQDIDPETVDIHKGTVDDLTITEDGTTYTRVGDVFDVWLDSSVATWGTVDYPEQTEDFEELWPADLIMEAHDQTRGWFWSQLGMSTAATGEIPYKQVLMHGYANMPDGRGMSKSKGVLIDPHEVIEKHGRDPMRLFLLSVTAQGEDMNFSWEETAEMQRRLNILWNVARFPLPYMRADDFDPEETTVEDVRDDLELVDEWVLSRLQSVTEAMTDSMEDFENDKAVDELLEFVVEDVSRFYIQVVRERMWEEEDSASKQAAYATLYRVLESVAALFAPFTPFVAEQVYGALTGDAGHPTVHMCDWPEADDDLHDPALEREIEVVREVEEAGSNARQQAERKLRWPVTRVVVDVDSDDVADAVRAQEAIIADRLNARTVEVVGADAEWGELQYSAEADMSELGPAFGDDAGRVMNALNEARVAEQSLDTLEGTVRDALDEDVDLTEEMVAFRRETPEGVTGTEFTALDGGGVVYVDTALTEDIESEGYAREVIRRVQEMRKDLELDIEARIVVDLAIDDERVDSLVREHEGLIKEEVRADELGAVEDGHRKTWDVEGTEMEIAIVPCEADQREASEQASGD, translated from the coding sequence ATGGAACGTTTCGCCGCTGTCGACGACCAGTACGACCCCGACGCCGTCGAGGACGGCGTCTTCGAGTACTGGGACGACGTCGACGCCTACGAGCAGACGAAGGCCCACCGGGCCGACGGCGAGGACTACTTCTTCGTTGACGGGCCGCCCTACACTTCCGGCGCGGCCCACATGGGAACGACGTGGAACAAGACCCTGAAGGACTGTTACATCCGCTATCTGCGGATGCAGGGCTACGACGTCACCGACCGGCCGGGCTACGATATGCACGGCCTCCCAATCGAGACGAAAGTCGAGGAGCGACTCGACTTCGAGAACAAGAAGGACATCGAGCGATTCGGCGAGGAGAACTTCATCGAGGAGTGTAAGGACTTCGCCGAGGAGCAACTCGAAGGCCTCCAGAGCGACTTCCAAGACTTCGGCGTCTGGATGGACTGGGACGACCCGTATAAAACGGTGAACCCCGAGTACATGGAAGCCGCTTGGTGGGGCTTCCAGCAGGCCCACGAGCGCGGTCTGGTCGAGCAGGGCCAGCGCTCCATCAATCAGTGCCCCCGCTGTGAGACCGGTATCGCCAACAACGAGGTCGAGTATCACGATGTCGGCAAGCCGTCCATCTACGTGAAGTTCGACCGCAAAAATGACGACGGCAGTCTGGTCATCTGGACGACGACGCCGTGGACTATCGTCGCCAACACCTTCGTCGCTGTCGATGGCGACCTCGACTACGTAGGCGTCGACGCGGAGAAAGACGGCGACACCGAACGGCTCTACGTCGCCGAGGCCTGCGTCGAGGACGTGCTGAAGGCCGGCCGCTACGACGACTACGAGGTCGTCGAGGAGCTCACTGGGGAAGAAATGGTCGGCTGGGAGTACGACCACCCGCTGGCCGACGAAGTGCCAGACCACGCGCAGGGCGAGGGCTCCGGCCAAGTCTATACTGCTGACTATGTCGAGGCCGACCGCACCGGACTCGTCCACTCCGCGCCCGGCCACGGTGAGGAGGACTTCGAGCGCGGGCAGGAACTCGACCTCGAAATCTTCTGTCCGGTCGGCTCCGACGGCGTCTACACCGACGCGGCAGGGAAGTACGCGGGCACGTTCGTCCGCGACGCCAACGACGAGGTCATCGACGACCTCGACGATAACGGACATCTCCTCTCCAGTGAGGAGGGCCACACTGTCCGCGAGGGGCAGTGCTGGCGCTGTGACACCGACATCGTCCGCATCGTCACCGACCAGTGGTTCATCACAGTCACCGACATCAAGGACGAACTGCTGGCCAACATCGAAGATAGCGAGTGGTACCCGCAGTGGGCGCGGGACAACCGCTTCCGGGACTTCGTCGAGGACGCCCCGGACTGGAACGTCTCACGGCAGCGCTACTGGGGTATCCCGATTCCGATCTGGCTGCCTGAAGACTGGAGCGGCGACATGGACGACGCCATCGTCGTCGGCGACCGCGAGGAACTCGCCGAACGGGTCGACCAAGATATCGACCCCGAAACCGTCGACATCCACAAGGGCACGGTCGACGACCTCACCATCACCGAGGACGGCACGACCTACACCCGCGTCGGCGACGTATTCGACGTGTGGCTCGACTCCTCCGTGGCGACGTGGGGCACCGTCGACTACCCCGAACAGACTGAGGACTTCGAGGAGCTGTGGCCCGCAGATCTCATCATGGAGGCCCACGACCAGACCCGCGGCTGGTTCTGGTCGCAACTGGGCATGAGCACCGCCGCGACGGGCGAGATTCCGTACAAGCAGGTGCTGATGCACGGCTACGCCAACATGCCGGATGGCCGCGGGATGTCCAAATCGAAGGGCGTGCTCATCGACCCCCACGAGGTCATCGAGAAACACGGCCGCGACCCGATGCGGCTGTTCCTGCTGTCGGTGACCGCTCAGGGCGAGGATATGAACTTCTCGTGGGAGGAGACCGCCGAGATGCAGCGCCGTCTCAACATCCTCTGGAACGTCGCCCGGTTCCCGCTGCCGTACATGCGGGCTGACGACTTCGACCCCGAGGAAACGACGGTCGAGGACGTCCGGGACGACCTCGAACTCGTCGACGAGTGGGTCCTCTCGCGGCTCCAGAGCGTCACCGAGGCGATGACCGACTCGATGGAGGACTTCGAGAACGACAAGGCGGTCGACGAACTGCTCGAGTTCGTCGTCGAGGACGTCTCCCGCTTCTACATTCAGGTCGTCCGCGAGCGAATGTGGGAGGAGGAAGACAGCGCCTCGAAACAGGCCGCCTACGCCACCCTCTACCGCGTGCTCGAATCCGTGGCGGCGCTGTTTGCCCCGTTCACGCCGTTCGTCGCCGAGCAGGTGTACGGCGCGCTCACCGGCGATGCCGGCCACCCGACGGTCCATATGTGCGACTGGCCTGAGGCCGACGACGACCTGCACGACCCCGCGCTCGAACGCGAGATCGAGGTCGTCCGCGAGGTCGAGGAAGCGGGCTCGAACGCTCGCCAGCAGGCCGAGCGCAAACTCCGCTGGCCCGTCACGCGTGTCGTCGTCGACGTCGACAGCGACGACGTGGCCGACGCGGTCCGTGCACAGGAAGCAATCATCGCCGACCGCCTGAACGCTCGTACCGTCGAGGTTGTCGGTGCCGACGCCGAGTGGGGCGAACTCCAGTACTCTGCCGAGGCCGATATGAGCGAACTCGGCCCCGCCTTCGGCGACGACGCCGGTCGCGTGATGAACGCGCTCAACGAGGCCCGCGTCGCCGAGCAGTCACTCGATACCCTCGAAGGAACAGTGCGCGATGCGCTCGATGAAGATGTCGACCTCACCGAGGAGATGGTCGCGTTCCGCCGGGAGACGCCCGAGGGCGTCACCGGGACGGAGTTCACCGCGCTGGACGGCGGCGGCGTCGTCTACGTCGACACGGCGCTCACCGAGGACATCGAGAGCGAGGGGTACGCCCGCGAGGTCATCCGTCGGGTGCAAGAGATGCGAAAGGACCTCGAATTGGACATCGAGGCACGCATCGTCGTGGACCTCGCCATCGACGACGAGCGCGTGGACTCGCTCGTCCGAGAACACGAGGGACTCATCAAAGAGGAAGTCCGGGCCGACGAACTCGGTGCGGTTGAGGACGGCCACCGCAAGACGTGGGACGTCGAAGGAACCGAGATGGAGATCGCGATAGTGCCGTGCGAGGCCGACCAGCGGGAGGCCTCGGAACAGGCGAGCGGCGACTAA
- a CDS encoding uracil-DNA glycosylase family protein, with protein MPTVPNRAERNALTDDCQRCPKLAESRSCISWGNGPLSADLVVVGEAPAGGDPDAEHWQGGNLTGMAYTSRRSGRKIRQVLADAGFGHDACYYTNSVKCHPPGNRDPTDAELANCRSYLVEEVETVDPVAVLPTGKHATKTVLALDDEALDGFLDSVLDPRWSEALGVPVVPLLHPSYQEVWLSRLGYSYGEYTAAIAETVAGVGDT; from the coding sequence GTGCCAACGGTCCCGAATAGAGCGGAGCGAAACGCCCTCACCGACGACTGTCAGCGCTGCCCCAAACTCGCCGAGAGTCGAAGCTGTATTTCGTGGGGTAACGGACCGCTGTCAGCCGACCTCGTGGTGGTCGGCGAGGCCCCGGCCGGCGGGGACCCGGATGCCGAGCACTGGCAGGGCGGCAACCTGACCGGGATGGCCTACACCTCGCGGCGCTCCGGCCGGAAGATCCGGCAGGTGCTCGCCGATGCCGGATTCGGCCACGACGCGTGCTACTACACGAACTCAGTGAAGTGCCACCCACCGGGGAACCGCGACCCGACCGACGCGGAGCTGGCGAACTGCCGCTCTTACCTCGTTGAGGAAGTCGAGACGGTCGACCCGGTAGCGGTGCTTCCCACTGGCAAGCACGCGACGAAGACGGTGCTAGCGCTCGATGACGAGGCCCTCGACGGCTTCCTCGACAGCGTACTCGATCCACGGTGGAGCGAGGCGCTTGGCGTGCCCGTGGTTCCGCTGCTCCACCCCTCGTATCAGGAAGTGTGGCTCTCACGGCTGGGATACAGTTACGGCGAGTACACGGCGGCCATCGCCGAGACGGTTGCCGGTGTCGGCGACACCTAG
- a CDS encoding universal stress protein — protein sequence MTTCLLATSSVHVTAAAADYLQDRFDPADEDDIVVVAVRDSDAPSRDAGDAVNVARSRLASFMPATETREGAPVTEILAAIDKHDPDELLIGPHRGTDDSNGVGSTAQELLARVDRPVIVVPAP from the coding sequence ATGACGACGTGTCTGCTCGCCACCAGTTCCGTCCACGTCACCGCGGCCGCCGCTGACTACTTGCAGGACCGCTTCGACCCGGCAGATGAGGACGATATCGTCGTGGTCGCCGTCCGCGACTCCGATGCTCCATCGCGTGACGCTGGTGACGCCGTCAACGTCGCCCGCTCGCGGCTCGCGTCGTTCATGCCCGCGACGGAGACACGAGAGGGAGCGCCCGTGACGGAGATACTGGCAGCTATCGACAAGCACGATCCGGACGAACTCCTCATCGGTCCACATCGCGGAACCGACGACAGCAACGGTGTCGGGTCGACCGCTCAGGAACTCCTTGCCCGCGTTGACCGCCCCGTCATCGTCGTGCCAGCTCCTTAG
- a CDS encoding DUF123 domain-containing protein encodes MAGGTYTLVLERDASGPISVGALGEIRFPAGWYAYTGSALGSGGFGRIDRHRSVATGDNDTRHWHIDYLLGDAATTIDRVVTTEADIECAVAERVDGPTADGFDRVGDFGCSDCGCRSHLIHHEQRERLVDAVTDAHEVAKEAATATE; translated from the coding sequence ATGGCGGGCGGAACCTATACGCTGGTGCTCGAACGGGACGCCAGCGGGCCGATTTCGGTCGGCGCGCTGGGTGAAATCAGGTTTCCGGCGGGCTGGTACGCCTACACCGGGAGCGCACTGGGAAGCGGCGGTTTCGGCCGTATCGACCGTCACCGCTCGGTCGCCACTGGCGACAACGACACCCGGCACTGGCACATCGACTACCTGCTCGGCGACGCGGCGACGACTATCGACCGGGTCGTCACGACGGAGGCCGACATCGAATGCGCCGTCGCCGAGCGGGTCGACGGGCCGACAGCGGACGGGTTCGACCGCGTCGGCGACTTCGGCTGTTCGGACTGTGGCTGTCGCTCGCACCTGATACACCACGAGCAGCGGGAGCGATTGGTCGATGCGGTGACCGACGCCCACGAGGTCGCTAAAGAAGCGGCGACCGCGACCGAGTAG
- a CDS encoding DUF4177 domain-containing protein, translated as MPSYEYKTLDVDTGMFGSSSVPTDKLNELGADGWEVVAPITENSGQTAGLLLQRER; from the coding sequence ATGCCCTCCTACGAATACAAGACCCTCGATGTCGACACCGGGATGTTTGGCAGCAGTAGTGTTCCTACCGACAAACTGAACGAACTCGGCGCTGACGGGTGGGAAGTCGTCGCACCGATCACGGAAAACAGCGGGCAGACAGCCGGGTTGCTCCTCCAGCGCGAGCGCTGA
- a CDS encoding ribonuclease H-like domain-containing protein: protein MRVENSFIGTDGVGEKTERSIWEQGVTHWDEFEPSVVGGQRGDRIQQFIDEGRERVAETDVSYFDHAFPNSERWRLYETFHERACFFDIETTGLDQDQNQVTTVSLHQDGETQTLIAGDDLTAETLRAAFDGADLLVTFNGKRFDVPFLEANFDVDLDRPHLDLMYTCKKIGLSGGLKQVEQDIGIERDRPDISGRDAVRLWREHEQGHDGALETLVSYNREDTVNLKKLAETATERLDEQIFVG from the coding sequence GTGCGCGTCGAGAACAGCTTCATCGGTACCGACGGCGTCGGGGAGAAGACCGAGCGGTCCATCTGGGAGCAGGGCGTCACCCACTGGGACGAGTTCGAACCGTCCGTCGTCGGCGGGCAGCGCGGCGACCGCATCCAACAGTTCATCGACGAGGGGCGCGAGCGGGTCGCCGAGACCGACGTGTCCTACTTCGACCATGCGTTCCCCAACAGTGAGCGCTGGCGACTGTACGAAACCTTCCACGAACGGGCCTGTTTCTTCGATATCGAGACAACTGGACTGGATCAGGACCAGAATCAAGTGACGACGGTAAGCCTCCATCAGGACGGCGAGACACAGACGCTCATCGCCGGCGACGACCTGACCGCCGAGACCCTCCGGGCCGCGTTCGACGGCGCGGACCTGCTGGTGACGTTCAACGGCAAGCGCTTCGACGTGCCGTTCCTCGAAGCGAACTTCGATGTCGACCTCGACCGCCCGCATCTGGACCTGATGTACACCTGCAAGAAAATCGGGCTCTCCGGCGGTCTCAAACAGGTCGAGCAGGACATCGGTATCGAGCGGGACCGGCCGGACATCTCGGGCCGGGACGCAGTACGACTGTGGCGGGAACACGAGCAGGGCCACGACGGTGCACTCGAAACGCTGGTGTCGTACAACCGTGAGGACACGGTAAACCTCAAGAAGTTGGCCGAGACCGCGACAGAGCGGCTTGACGAGCAAATCTTCGTTGGCTGA